A stretch of DNA from Virgibacillus proomii:
CATAATTTGACATTTTATCCTCCTTTTTACCTATTTGACGCTCTTTTTATTATATACGTATATATACGTATACTTATTTTTTACTATAGAAAGAATTTTCTATTTTGTCAATACTATTCCATAAAAAAGTAGTTAGACTCATAATTCCCTTATAAAGATTCATGTTTTTATTTCAATACTTTTTTCCTACGACTTAAATAATGGTTTTTATTTGTCGATACTATTTATAGACGTTTATATACGTATTATATTTGAAGGAGGAGAAAAGATGCGTAAGTCATACATATTGTTGTTCGTACTACTTTTTCTTATGCTTTTGGCGTCCTGTTCTTCAGAAGATAAAAGCGAGAAAAGTAAAGAGACAATGAGCTTTGGATTATTAGTAACTGAAAGTGGGTTAGGAGATGCTTCATATAGTGATTCTGCCCTTAGAGGGTTAGAAAAAGCCCGCGACGAACTCGGTATCACGTTTGATTATCGTGAACCTGTTGAGAGAAATTTCAAAGAACAATTGCAAGAACTTATAGACAGAGATTATGACGTCATCATTGGACTTGGATTTAATGCACAATCTGCCATCAATGAACTTGCTGATCAGTATCCCAAAAAACAATTCATTTTACTTGATGCTGATTCCGATCGTGAAAATGTAATTTCTATTTCCTTCAAAGTAGATGAGGGAAGTTATTTAATTGGAATGTTAGCTGGAATGAAGACAAAATCAGATACCGTTGGCTTCATAGGTGGGGAAAAACTTCCAGCAATCCAGGAATTTGAACAGGGCTTTCGCGAAGGCGTCAAAAAGGTGAATAAAAACGCAAAAGTACTTGTTGATTATACAGGAACGTTTGGCGATGATAAAGCTGGAAAGGATACGGCCAACAAACAAATTAAAAAAGGAGCAGATTTTCTTTTCCCTGTCGCTGGTTTTACAGGAATTGGAGCATTAACTGAGGCACAAAAAAAGAATATTTATGCTTTTGGGGTAGACAGTGATCAATTTTTTGTAGCAGAAAAAGCTGTCGTTTCTTCCATGCTAAAAAATATAGATATCGCCTTATATAATATTGTTAAAGAAATTGTAGATGGAAAAGCCATAACTGGTGAACATCTTGAGTTAGGAATTAAAGAAGAAGGGGTTGGCTTAGCCCCGATTCGAATCATTAAATTATCACATAATGAACAACAAAAACTCAATGCTGTCATGGAAAAAGGGGTTGATTAAGTTATGTCTATCGGTAAACGATTATTTATTTTCTCATTAATTCCTTTGTTACTCAGCCTCTGCCTAATTGTTCTTATTCTGTTTGAAATGAACGATATTCAAAAATCCTCAAGTGATGATGTTGAAATATTGTTAGAAGGAAAAGAGTTGAGGGGTACTTTTTTGACAACCGGTCAGGTGCTTAACAACTATGCTTCCAACCCTTCTGAAGCAAATAAAAATGAAATTAAAGCACAGCTTGAGACTTTGAATGATGATTTAAAGGGAATAAAGAAAAATTTAAAAACGAAAGAGCAACAGTATTGGTATGAACGAATGTCAGGAAAGTATCAGGAAACAAGAAATGTTGCCAATGATGCTCTCGATTCAAAAAATGCAAATGTTATTAAACGAGAAGCAGCCAGAATATCCGGTATAATGAATGATGTCTTTATGCTCCAGCGTTCAGCTGATAAGTGGTATGCGAATGAAACTCTAAAACGTAAAGAAGCAATCAATGATATTGTTACAATGATGATTTTTGCCAGCATCATCTTAGTTACGGTTTCTCTTTTTTCCATCTGGCGCTTAACTGCTAAAACAGCACAACCCATTCACCGCTTAGCTGAAATGGCCACATCTATAGCTGGCGGGGATTTAACGATTAATATAGATGTAGACAATAAAAGAAAAGACGAAATTGGCCAATTGATTTACGCTTTTAAACAAATGGTTGAAAATTTGAAGCAGACTATTAAAGCTGTCGAACAAATAGGAAATAACGTACAAACATTTAGTACAGACTTGACACGCGAAATGCAAATTTTGACTGAGAGCGCTACCCAAGTAGCCACTTCAACGGACGAAGTCGCTCAAGGTAGTCAATCCATTTCTGAGGAAATCCAAAACGTAGCTGCAAAAGTGGAACAAATGAATAATAATTTTGAAAGAAATGTAGAAAGTAGTGAACTTTCCAAACAATCTAGTGAAGTAGCCTTAGACTCTGTAAAAAATGGGCAACACTTGATGAAAGAACAACGAACAATAATGGAACAAAGTATGGAGTCTACAAAATCCATTGAAACTTCCGTTCATTCTTTTGTTAACTATATCGAAGAAATTAAATCAACCGCTCAACTTGTCAAAGATATTGCTGAACAGACAAACCTTTTAGCTTTAAATGCAGCAATTGAAGCTGCACGTGCAGGAGATCATGGAAAAGGGTTTGCTGTTGTTGCAGATGAGGTTCGTAAACTCGCTGATGAATCTTCAGAAGCGACTAGACAAATCTTTTTAATGGTTCAAAATATTCATTCGGGTATTGCTAATATTGAAGAAGCAACGACACATGCAAGTTCTTTATCAGATAAACAAGCTCATTCACTGAATGAAACTGTCGGCGCTTTTACTACCATTGAAAACAAGGTGTCAGCAATCTCCACACAGCTTGGACAGCTAGCCTCCGATATCAATGTCTCAAGTGAGATGAGCTCACTTATTGTCGCTTCTGTCCAAAATATTAGTGCCGTGACCGAAGAAACAGCAGCTGGTACCGAGGAAATTTCAGCAACAGCTAAAGAACAGCAACATTCCTTCCAGCATGTACAAGAGCAAGCAAAGCAGCTTGAAGAAATGAGCGATCAATTAATAGTGAAGCTAAATCAATTTAAATTAGATTCGGAAAGCTAGAAAAAAAGCTTCTAAACAAAAAGGGGACAATCAAGGAGCAGTAAAAATAAATATAAAAATATTTAAGGCGAGGGCCGGAATAAAACATCGCTTTACTGGTAAAAAGGTTAACCCATAGTTTTTTAGGGAAGCTTCTTTTTCACAAGATGTTTTTAGCCACAGAAGTAACTGCTTATCTCTAATCCCCGCTGTTTTGAATTCAAGCGATCAACAGCGAACATAGAAAAGATCTGCCTTGGTACAGTCGATGTGAGGGAGATTTTTACTTTTATCATCCAAAACATAACGGACTCAGGCTTAAACCTGAGTCCCAGTTTTCTTTTTCGCAAATGAAGTTCACTGTCATTACAAAAACACTAAGTCTCAGAGGAAGGCGATACCTTTAATAATCTGTGTATTTACACAAAGAAATTATAAATCTCGCAACTCAAAACAAAACGATTATTACTCTTAAAAAACCGCACCATCTTCGTTCTTCTGAGATAAATAAAATAAATAAACTTCGAAATTGAGTATAAAGTTTATTAAACTTTTTTACAAGCTTCTCTAAAATCTCCTCTTAAACGGTCAAAAATGCTTAACATCTCAACCTTTAATTTGTTTAGTTCATCGTCGGAATCTTGCTTACTATTCCCATGAACAGAAAAATATAATTTACATTTTGGCTCTGTTCCTGAAGGACGAATACAAATCCAAGATCCATCATTCATAATAAATTTAATGACATTTGATTTTGGTAAAGATATCGACTCCACCGAACCATCTACAAGATTTAGCCGTTCACCTAGTAAATAATCTTCTTTGTAAGCAATTCCTTTACCTCCAATATGGTCGAGGTTCATATTTCTTAGTTTATCGATTGCTTCTCCTAATAACTGTTGACCAACTTTTCCTTTGAATTCAATATGAACTAAACTCTCTGTGTAATAACCGTATTGTTGGTAGATATTCTCTAATGCCTCTAAAAGCGTCACGCCTTTTAATTTGTAATATAACGCTACTTCGCTAATTAACAGGGCTGCCTGAATGGCATCTTTATCTCTAACAAAAGGTTTAATCAAGTAACCATAGCTTTCTTCATATCCAAAAAGAAACTTCTTGTCCTTATTTCTTTCCGAGAGTGCTATCTGCTCCCCAATAAATTTGAATCCTGTTAATGTATTTCTAGTCGCAACATAGTAATCTTTCGCTATCACGCTTCCCAAATCAGAAGTGACAATTGTTTTTGCCAAAAAATAGTGGGAGAGATCCTCTGCCTGTGCTTTTTTTACTTCTAATAGGTAATGCAGAAGTAATACACCAATTTGATTGCCACTTAGCAATTGATAGGAATTTGTTAGTGAATCTTTAACGGCAATTCCTAATCGATCCGCATCTGGATCAGTTGCCATTAATAAATCCGCATTTTGTCGCTCTCCTTGTTCGATTGCTCGCTTAAATGCCGCTGGATCTTCTGGATTTGGAGACTTTACAGTACGAAATCCACTATCTCCATCCGCTTGTTCTTTGACAACAAATAAATGCTTAACCCCTGCTGCTGTAAGTCCTTTGAAAACAAGATCCAACCCAGTGCCATGCAAAGGAGTATAGACAACGTTTAACTTCTCGCCATAGGTGTTCATTAATTGCTGATCTTGTGTTACAAAGCTCAGCTTTTTTAGATACTTTTCATCAGCTTCTTCTCCAAAAACGATTACGAAACCCTTGGCAATATAATATTCTAACGGTTCTGCAGTTATTTCTAATTCATTCGTGA
This window harbors:
- a CDS encoding phospho-sugar mutase, whose translation is MNWKEKYLEWSVNEEVITEFKKELTSSDDQELEDRFYRYLEFGTGGMRGELGVGINRMNSYSIRRVSTGLAKYILSKGEEAKEAGVVIAYDNRYQSDSFAEWTARILASYGIKVFLSDEMRPTPELSFLVRSYQAFSGVMITASHNPANYNGFKVYGSDGGQITLETAETLMSILGQITNELEITAEPLEYYIAKGFVIVFGEEADEKYLKKLSFVTQDQQLMNTYGEKLNVVYTPLHGTGLDLVFKGLTAAGVKHLFVVKEQADGDSGFRTVKSPNPEDPAAFKRAIEQGERQNADLLMATDPDADRLGIAVKDSLTNSYQLLSGNQIGVLLLHYLLEVKKAQAEDLSHYFLAKTIVTSDLGSVIAKDYYVATRNTLTGFKFIGEQIALSERNKDKKFLFGYEESYGYLIKPFVRDKDAIQAALLISEVALYYKLKGVTLLEALENIYQQYGYYTESLVHIEFKGKVGQQLLGEAIDKLRNMNLDHIGGKGIAYKEDYLLGERLNLVDGSVESISLPKSNVIKFIMNDGSWICIRPSGTEPKCKLYFSVHGNSKQDSDDELNKLKVEMLSIFDRLRGDFREACKKV
- a CDS encoding methyl-accepting chemotaxis protein; this encodes MSIGKRLFIFSLIPLLLSLCLIVLILFEMNDIQKSSSDDVEILLEGKELRGTFLTTGQVLNNYASNPSEANKNEIKAQLETLNDDLKGIKKNLKTKEQQYWYERMSGKYQETRNVANDALDSKNANVIKREAARISGIMNDVFMLQRSADKWYANETLKRKEAINDIVTMMIFASIILVTVSLFSIWRLTAKTAQPIHRLAEMATSIAGGDLTINIDVDNKRKDEIGQLIYAFKQMVENLKQTIKAVEQIGNNVQTFSTDLTREMQILTESATQVATSTDEVAQGSQSISEEIQNVAAKVEQMNNNFERNVESSELSKQSSEVALDSVKNGQHLMKEQRTIMEQSMESTKSIETSVHSFVNYIEEIKSTAQLVKDIAEQTNLLALNAAIEAARAGDHGKGFAVVADEVRKLADESSEATRQIFLMVQNIHSGIANIEEATTHASSLSDKQAHSLNETVGAFTTIENKVSAISTQLGQLASDINVSSEMSSLIVASVQNISAVTEETAAGTEEISATAKEQQHSFQHVQEQAKQLEEMSDQLIVKLNQFKLDSES
- a CDS encoding BMP family lipoprotein — protein: MRKSYILLFVLLFLMLLASCSSEDKSEKSKETMSFGLLVTESGLGDASYSDSALRGLEKARDELGITFDYREPVERNFKEQLQELIDRDYDVIIGLGFNAQSAINELADQYPKKQFILLDADSDRENVISISFKVDEGSYLIGMLAGMKTKSDTVGFIGGEKLPAIQEFEQGFREGVKKVNKNAKVLVDYTGTFGDDKAGKDTANKQIKKGADFLFPVAGFTGIGALTEAQKKNIYAFGVDSDQFFVAEKAVVSSMLKNIDIALYNIVKEIVDGKAITGEHLELGIKEEGVGLAPIRIIKLSHNEQQKLNAVMEKGVD